A genomic stretch from Asterias rubens chromosome 7, eAstRub1.3, whole genome shotgun sequence includes:
- the LOC117292806 gene encoding beta-2 adrenergic receptor-like has product MESFTAAFNSSTCPNDIVCILETTFVIVVAFLTLISNIMNIVVLLTTPALRNSHGYFLLSLSVADLGIGAVAALSIYPSATLQNSPDSWPYGDTVCLISTYAMQICLTNSGLTLTFMSIERYIAVAHPLKYSRLVTKRKTLLVIAIGWIITVLVFGVGVRNHIYFGFVYTCVPLLKDGFVVVYIVFFVGTLPGLIVIVITSVIVRKKLEKNAKQFANPSQSSSSQDTHSSPGTSPRTIKLFRMVRIMAVAVVVCWFPFFGLLLINISFGLYVPQVIYFLTFWMLVSNGYVNSFIYFAMNKTFHSRVEEVWKQLTPSCCRRLNELEKNLDCTSCICSKGIQVELNTSGNNTNKTRDNYVNSVELVKIKVQGVDNEGFGK; this is encoded by the coding sequence ATGGAGAGTTTTACTGCTGCTTTCAATTCTTCTACATGCCCGAACGACATCGTTTGTATTTTAGAAACTACTTTCGTTATTGTGGTAGCTTTTCTGACTTTGATATCAAATATTATGAATATAGTTGTTCTGTTGACGACACCGGCCCTTCGAAACAGCCACGGCTACTTCTTGCTGTCTCTCAGCGTGGCTGATTTAGGTATTGGTGCCGTTGCTGCTCTGTCTATCTACCCGTCCGCTACTCTCCAAAACAGTCCGGACTCCTGGCCGTACGGAGACACCGTTTGTTTGATCTCGACATACGCAATGCAGATTTGTCTCACAAACTCTGGACTCACATTGACTTTTATGAGTATTGAGCGGTACATAGCAGTCGCCCACCCACTCAAATACTCAAGACTAGTaacgaaaagaaaaacactcctGGTTATCGCTATAGGATGGATAATCACAGTGTTGGTCTTCGGTGTCGGTGTTCGGAACCACATCTATTTCGGGTTTGTATACACATGCGTTCCACTACTGAAGGatggatttgttgttgtttatatagTTTTCTTTGTTGGAACCCTGCCTGGTCTTATAGTTATTGTCATAACCTCAGTGATTGTCAGAAAGAAATTGGAGAAGAACGCCAAACAGTTTGCGAACCCTTCACAATCCTCCTCGAGTCAAGACACCCATTCATCTCCTGGAACATCACCCAGGACCATCAAACTGTTCCGAATGGTAAGGATTATGGCAGTCGCTGTAGTAGTTTGCTGGTTTCCATTTTTCGGCTTACTTCTTATAAACATCTCCTTCGGTTTATATGTGCCCCAAGTAATCTACTTTCTAACATTCTGGATGCTGGTTTCCAACGGTTATGTCAACTCTTTCATCTATTTCGCCATGAACAAAACATTTCACAGCCGCGTTGAAGAGGTTTGGAAGCAACTTACTCCTTCGTGCTGTCGTCGATTGAACGAGTTGGAAAAAAACTTAGACTGTACTTCCTGTATCTGCAGCAAAGGCATACAAGTGGAACTGAATACATCTGGGAACAATACTAATAAGACACGAGACAACTATGTAAACTCTGTCGAACTTGTGAAAATAAAAGTACAGGGTGTCGACAACGAGGGATTTGGAAAGTGA